The following coding sequences are from one Natrarchaeobaculum sulfurireducens window:
- a CDS encoding YqjF family protein: protein MTEQRTDPYQWRVPDGASPTAPHIASMTWRDGLFAHWPIEPDALRPHVPRALTLETRDGSAWVSVLPFVLVNAGLRGTPSVTRLAFPELDVRTYVRYRGDPGLFFFSIDVGNSLVAGTVARTTRLPVQYARMRVGSGGEGVGFSSTRDARPFERDALARFEATYEPVDDSVQPEPGTLEHWLVERRRFYAPTDGGLLAGEFAHDPWPLQPADVTIHENTMFEANGLPTPIEEPIVHYCGELEMTGSIPRRV, encoded by the coding sequence ATGACCGAGCAACGAACGGATCCCTACCAGTGGCGAGTTCCCGACGGCGCATCACCAACTGCACCCCACATCGCGTCGATGACCTGGCGAGATGGCCTGTTCGCACACTGGCCGATCGAGCCCGATGCCTTGCGACCACACGTTCCGCGGGCGCTCACGCTCGAGACGAGAGACGGATCGGCGTGGGTGAGCGTGTTGCCGTTCGTCCTCGTCAACGCAGGCCTTCGCGGCACGCCGTCGGTCACCAGGCTGGCGTTTCCCGAACTCGACGTCAGAACGTACGTCCGCTACCGGGGCGACCCTGGCCTGTTTTTCTTCAGCATCGACGTTGGGAACTCGCTGGTCGCCGGGACCGTAGCCCGGACGACGCGTCTGCCAGTACAGTACGCCCGCATGCGCGTCGGTTCGGGCGGGGAAGGAGTCGGCTTTTCGAGCACCCGAGACGCCCGACCGTTCGAGAGGGACGCCCTCGCCCGGTTCGAAGCGACGTACGAACCAGTCGACGACAGCGTCCAGCCCGAACCCGGAACACTCGAGCACTGGCTCGTCGAACGGCGACGGTTCTACGCGCCGACGGACGGTGGGTTACTGGCCGGCGAGTTCGCCCACGATCCGTGGCCGCTCCAGCCGGCCGACGTGACGATTCACGAGAACACGATGTTCGAGGCCAACGGGTTGCCAACGCCCATCGAGGAGCCGATCGTTCACTACTGCGGAGAACTCGAGATGACAGGATCGATCCCACGTCGCGTCTGA
- a CDS encoding transcription initiation factor IIB, whose translation MDWSVACPECNGRVRRTGTEMVCEKCGLVDGEAAIDRGPEWRSFDDEETERRRTGAPLTRSRHDRGLSTEIGYGTGSGTNYEVRVTGRKRRQIARLRREHNRTRISSKAERNQVYGFTEIGRIASSLSLPKSLQEQACSLFESAQSEGLLQGRSIEGFAAAAIYATCRTQSTPRTVDEIVVVARADENELKVAYDAVNRDLGLQTGPIDPTQYLPRYASKLEVGTAVEHRAHEHATALLEAGRLGGRNPSGVAAACLYQAASEREEWPTLTQAAAAEVAGVATVTIRSTVETLRDLS comes from the coding sequence ATGGACTGGTCTGTAGCCTGCCCGGAATGTAACGGGAGAGTACGACGAACAGGGACCGAGATGGTCTGTGAGAAGTGCGGACTCGTCGATGGCGAAGCCGCGATCGACCGTGGTCCCGAGTGGCGATCGTTCGACGACGAGGAGACCGAGCGCCGGCGCACGGGTGCACCGCTCACGCGCTCTCGACACGACCGAGGGCTGTCGACCGAGATCGGATATGGAACCGGTTCGGGGACGAACTACGAGGTCAGGGTAACCGGCCGAAAGCGCCGCCAGATCGCCAGACTTCGACGTGAACATAATCGCACTCGAATCTCCTCGAAAGCAGAGCGCAATCAGGTGTACGGCTTTACCGAGATCGGTCGGATCGCATCGTCGCTTTCGCTCCCCAAGTCGCTACAGGAACAGGCGTGTTCCCTGTTCGAGTCGGCCCAGTCGGAAGGCTTGCTCCAGGGACGGTCGATCGAGGGGTTTGCGGCCGCCGCCATCTACGCGACGTGTCGGACCCAGTCGACTCCGCGTACCGTCGACGAGATCGTCGTCGTCGCCCGCGCCGACGAGAACGAACTGAAAGTCGCCTACGACGCCGTCAACCGCGACCTCGGTCTCCAGACCGGCCCCATCGATCCGACGCAGTACCTTCCGCGATACGCCTCCAAACTCGAGGTCGGAACCGCCGTCGAACACCGTGCTCACGAACACGCCACTGCGTTACTCGAGGCCGGTCGCCTCGGCGGACGAAACCCGAGCGGCGTCGCCGCAGCCTGTCTGTATCAGGCCGCCAGTGAACGCGAAGAGTGGCCGACGCTGACGCAGGCTGCCGCTGCCGAGGTTGCCGGGGTCGCGACAGTGACCATCCGATCGACGGTCGAGACGCTGCGAGACCTCTCCTGA